A window of Roseateles sp. XES5 genomic DNA:
ATTCCGGGGGGCTGCCCGTGATGGAGCGTGTCGACATTCTGTCTACGCCCTGTCCCAAGTTTCTCTTCAGGTCTGCTATCCGGTCGGCTGCGCGCTCGATCATATTGCGAAGCTCGGGATTCTTTTCGGCTTCGGCCAGCAGGATACCTGTCACCTTGACATCAATTTCCGGATCGATGGACTTGGAATTGCCAAACACGAGAAGATCGTTTCCTGCCAGCACGGCACCGATCACGGTGTCTTTAAGGGAAAAATGGTCTGCCACGGCTGCCATTTGAAGGTCGTCGGTGATGACGGGGCCGTTGTAGCGCATTTTCTTGCGGAGCAGATTGGTTACCACGTCTCGGTCAAGCGTGGCCGGCCGCTTGCCGTTGGGCTGCAGTTTGGCGTCATAGGTGTGGCCGATCATGATCACGTCGGCATAGTCGTCCTGGATGAGGTTTTTGAATACCGCCAGTTCTTCGGGTTTCGAGGTGTCGGAGACATCAGAAAAACCTTCATGGCTGTCTGTCCGCGCGGAGCCGTGCCCCGGGAAATGTTTGAGAGATGTGAGGACGCCGAATCTTCGATGTGCATCGACAAACGCCGCAGCATAGTGAATGACGGTTTCCGGCTTGCCCGAAAAACTCCGCCCCAATTTGCCGATGATGGGGTTGGCGGGATTGACATTCAGATCTGCGACAGGACCGAGATTGAGGTTGAAACCCCAGGAATGCAGGCTTCGGGCGAGCACCGAATACGCTTGATAGGCCTTTTGCAAAGTAAGTCTATTGGCGATCGTTTTGGCAGAGGGAACGCGAGGGAAAGCCATGCCGTCCGGTATGCGCTGGATCGCGCCACCCTCCTGATCGACAGCGATGATCAGCGGGCTTGGAGCGGCTTTCTGAAGGGCGTCGTTCATTGCTATGACTGACGCCTTCGAGGCGATGTTTCGCTGAAGATAGAGGACACCCGAAACCTGGCCGTGACGAACTTTGTCTTCAAGTTTGCGGAAGGCGGGATTTTTTGTCGAGCTTCCTTCGAAACCCACGATGATCATTTGACCGATTGCCGCACGCAAGCCGTCAGCAGCATCTATTGCGGTGCCGCTTGTTACTGCCTTGCCGCCTGCGGCGGCAGGTCCAGAGAGCAAAAGTGCAACGACTCCTGCGATACCAGCAAGCGTGCGCAATGTACAATCTCCAGTTTGGTCAACTGCGCCAATCTAGACGACAAGGATTAACCGGGGATTAACCATATCTAATCCTTGGCACTCACGGGTATGACTGCGACAGGAGCGACCGTGAGATCGATGCGGCGCGCCGATACAACGCCCTTCTTGGCAAAAGCAGTGCTAACGTTCCCTCCCTTAAGCCAGCACTTGTCGCGCTTCAGCTTTCCGACAAATGAAACACCCTGGCATTCATTGGTGCTACGGCAGGTCGCGAAGCACGATGAATAGTCAATGTCGCGTGTTGAGCCAATGTCATAGGCCTGAATATCTGCTGAGACCATGAACTCCCATTCGGCTCGGACAACGCGCTGTTCGTTTCTGGTGCCCTTGTAAAAGACGCCACCGATAGCCTCCGTGGCCCTTTGCGCGACCTCATAGCCGCTTTTCAGAAAGCACATGCCCGCCCGCGTGTTGTAGGTGAACATCTTGCAGGCAGCATCGTTTCCGCAGAATTGAGCGCATTGCTCCGGTGTCTCTGCCTTCAGGCCAGTAGGAACCAGATCCCCACCGTAGAAATCGATGTTGGGATACAAGGCAAGAAACCAGCTCTGCGGTTCACCGACCGGAATGTTGATTTGTGTCGGCGAGTTTTCCGTGCCGGTTGAGGCAAGCGTGTCGCCCGGTTGCGATGGAGTCTGCTTGTCGATTTCAGCGATGCGGTTCTGGGCGAGTGTCGCGTAGAATGTCGTCGGGAAGAGCCGTATGATCGTTTCAAAATCACTGCGAAGCTTGCTGTCCTTTACGGCATCCCAAGCTTCTTTGGCCGCGTTGTTCAGGGGGGCGGCCATGGTGGTGTTGTCGGAGCTTGTCTTTGCTGCAGGTATGGCCGAAACATCTTTCGCATTGAGACTGATCGTCTCTGCAGGCAGTGAACCGTAGTCGAAAGGTTCCTGCTCTCTGTTCGTCGCCTTCAGTACGTCGTCGCGCACCATGCGTAACATGCGATCCACGTCGAGGTCCGGTTGGCGTACATACTTGAGAAGAGCGGCCGTGTAAGGACTGTTACGCCCGTCGCCATCACTCGCTGTCGTGCCGCCCTTCGCCGAATAGGCAATAACGGTACCGTCAATTGGTTCGACTTTTGCAAGTCCTCGTCCGATTACGGAGCGCGACTTTCCGCCCCGCGCCTGAATGCGATCTGCGAAAGGATTGTTACGGCAGGCATCGAGGAACACCATTCGAAGTTTCGAGGCGCCACTTACGGCTTCTTCGAGACGTTCCAGTTCCAAGGTCTTGTATCGAATCTGGCTTTCCTTCTCCAACGCGGCATCGACGGGCAACAGGTAGTTCCGATTTTCGAATTCGATGCCGTGGCCGGCGTAGAAGATGACGGCAACTTCAGAGCCCTCGGCTTTCTGCTGGAATTCGCCTAACGCATCGTCAAATGTCTCGATGTCGGCATTGAGCTTAACGGTGACATCGAAGCCGATTTCACTGAGGGCGGCCGCCATGTCCACGGCGTCATTTTCTGGATTCTTGAGCGCTGCGACTTCGGCGTATTTTGCATTACCGATGACGAGGGCAACCTTGCCCGTGGACGCAGCATATGCGAACGGAATCCTTCCAACTAGGCAAAGCAGGACAACGATACCCCATCCAAAGGCTTTGCCGAGTGTCACAGGCAGGCTCCCAACACAGATACATCACTGGATACCGACCCCTTGGTTGTGGCCGTGTGATGCATCTAAACTCAGAGGCCTCTCAAGTTGCAAGAGAATATACGTATTGGGTTGGTTGCCGCAGCCTGACGAAGCCGTCGACCTGCGAGGGTAGCTGTGTTGGTTCGACTTCGTTTTCGGCCAACCTTCCTTTCGCCAGCCTCAAACAGGCCCGGCCTCGCCGGCATATTTCTATAGCCGTTCAAGGAAGCTCCGGATGAGGGGAACGACCTCATCGAGGTTTGTTTCCAGCAGCCAATGTCCTCCGTCGAGGAGATGGAGTTCCGCGTCGGGCAGGTCGCGGAGATAGGCGCGCGCGGAGGTCTCCGGCATGTAGTGATCCTGCGGTCCCCAGAGTATCAGCGTCCGCGGCTGATGTGTTCGCAGGTAGCTGCGATGGGCCGGAAACCAGCGCCTGTTGACTTTCAGGTCGGACAGGAGCCGCGCGGCGGCATCCTTCCGGCGTTCCGTCATCAAGCTCCAATGCAAGTGCCAAAGGTCCGGCGGGATGAGCGCGGAGAGTTCAGGGCGAACGTCGTTCAGGAACTCCTCGCGGAAGTTTTCTTCCGTGACCGCCTTGCGCATTTCGGCGCGCAGCCGATCTTCCGGCAGGGTCCAGAATTTTTCGATATCGGCGTATTTCGGCCCCAACGCGTCTTCGTAGGGAATGTCGCCGTTCTGGATGATCTGTCCGACGATGCGCTCCGGCCGCCTGATGGCAAGCCTTGCCCCGATGGGCGAGCCGAAGTCATGCAGATAGAGAACGAAACGCTCAAGAGCGAGGGTTTCGACAAAGGCATCCAGCCATGCGGCATAGCCATCGAACGTAAAGGAGAAGTTTTCGGGCGTATCGCTATAGCCAAAGCCCGGAAGATCCGGCTCGACCAGCCGCCATCTGTCCGCCAATCGGGGCAGGAGATTGCGAAATTCGAAGGACGAGCACGGATAGCCGTGCGGCAAGAGGACGACCGGTGCGCCCGGCGGTCCGGCCTCCCGATAAAAGGTATCGACGCCGGCGATCTTGACCCTGTGGTGTCGGGTACGTGCATCCATGGCACTCTCCTCCAACCGTAGGAGCGCGAAGCGGCGAGAATGGTTCCCTTGCGGCACCCGTCACCATTCCCGCAAGATGCCGCTGAGAGGCTGGCTTGGGGAACCAGGACGGCAAACCCAAACGCCGACTTGATTGCTCACACCCATCCATGAAAGGTTTCAGCGCCGGTTCGTCATTGTCAGGCAATCTTATTTTTGGAGACCCTATGTTCAAATTTCTTCTTGTCGCTGCCTCGCTCAATCTTGCTGTGGTGCCCGCCCATGCGCTGGATCCCGCCGGGGTCGAGGGGTTTTGGTCCGGCCAGGGAGAGGGCGATCTGACCGTGGATCTCAAGCACCTCCAGGACGACGTCTACAAGATCTCGATCGGAACGACCGTCGCCATGGACGGCGATCTTCCCGGATGCGGCGGTGGTATCGATGGCGAGGTGAAGCTCGACAGGGCGGGCGGTAACTTCTTCGTCGAAAATGAATCCTACGACCCGAATTCGACGGCTCCCGGTCTTGCGGAACGGTACTGCGAAATCGGCTTGACGTTCAAAGAAGGTCGAAAGCTGGTGCTGGAAGAGCGCAGCGGCTGCATCGGTTATCACGGCGCGGCATGCGGTTTCAGTGGAGAGCTTCTTCACGACGACGCCGGCTTATGACGCCGCAGCGGCGTCGGCCGGCCGACGCCGTGTTAGGGGCGGCGGTCATCGCTGGCGGTGCTAGAGCATGTCAGGTTCAGATTGAACCATACAGGCTCTGAATTCTTTTGTTTTCGTTTGTCCTTTTGGGAAAACCGGTTCCCACTTTTCCCTGACAAACTCTAAACGAGAAACGTCCTGAACGGCATGCTCCTAGGGGGCTCTATGTCCAGGCGTGACAACACGGTCGGAGCCAGTTGCAGCTGGTCGAGAAGGGTGTCCGGCGCGGGGCCTTCGCCGCCACCGAACCAATAGAAGGCGAAATCCTGCATCTCTTCGTCGTGGCCGCCATGGTGGCCCCGGTTGGTCTGGCCGTGATCGGCCGTCACGATGACTTCGTAGCCATTCCTGCGCCAGCGCGGCAGGAAGGCGGCGAGCTGGGCGTCGATGGTAAAGCAGGCATGATCCATCTGCGAACAATCATGGCCGTAGCGATGCCCCATGCTGTCGAGCGTACAGGTGTGCAGGATGCCGTAGTCGATACCGTGGCGTTCGGTGAGCATGGTCAGCGTCGCGAAAAGGTCGAGATCGCTGGGTGTCATCTGGTTTTGGTGATTGTAGCCCGCCATGGTGTGGAAACGTCCATGGTGGATAGGGCCGTCCGCGTCGTCGTATTCGATGTCCCGCACCATGTCGAAGGGCGCGCGCTGAAAGAAGGTCGACCAGAAGGAATGGGCAACGGCGCCGGTCTTGCCGCCGGCTTTGGCCACCTCGGAGAAGACGTCAGGCTGCTCGACGCGGAAAAGCGTCTCGTTGGAAAGAACGCCATGTACTTGCGGTGGCACGCCGGTGTGGATGGATGCGTAGCAGGATGCGGAGGTCGAGGGCAGGACCGAGCGCATCCTCCAGACGCGTGCTTCGCCGGCTGCGACCCAGCCTTCCAGATTGCCCATCAGCCGGCGCGCGTTGCGCCAGGGCTGGCCGTCGAGGATGATCAGGAGGAGCTTGTTGCGAAGCGGCATGTGCATGTCCTTGCAGGGCATCACGCACCGCCGAAGGGCGGTGCGCTCGATTCGGAGCTATCGTCAGGCGCTGAGCCAGCATCGCAGCGGCGCGTCGCCGTTCATGAGTTCACCCGCGGGATTGTCCACCCAGCCCTGGACGCTCTCACTGACGCCGTCGATGAAGTCGTTGAACATCGGCGCGATCAACCCGCCTTCGTCGCGCATGATTTCCGACATGTCGCGATACATCGCCCGCCGTTTCGTCTCGTCGAGTTCCGCGCGTGCGGTCGTCACGAGTTTGTCGAAGGACTCGTTCCTGAAGCGGGTGTCGTTCCAGTCCGCCGATGAGATGTAGCCGGTGGAATACATCTGGTCCTGTGTAGGCCGCCCGCCCCAATAGGAGGTCGAAAAGGGCTGCACATTCCAGACGTTCGACCAGTAGCCGTCGCCGGGTTCACGTTTGACGTCGATCTCGATGCCGGCCTTCTTGGCGCTTTCCTGATAGAGAACCGCGGCATCGACCGCACCGGGAAACGCGACTTCCGATGTGCGCAGCACAACGGCGCCACCATGTCCGGACTTCTTGAAGTGGAAGGCGGCTTTCTCGGGATCGTAAGCCCGCTGCTCGATCGCTTCATAGAGCGGATAGGCCTTGTTGATGGGGGTATCGTTGCCGACCGAGCCGTAGCCTTGCAGAATGCGTTCGATCATCGTCTCGCGATCCATCGCGTATTTGAGGGCGAGGCGCAGGTCCTTGTTGTCGAAGGGGGCCGTGTCGCAGAACATGTTGAACGGATAGAAGCCGCGACCGGATACGTTGCGGATCGTGACCCGCGGCATGTTCTTCAGGAGCGCGACGGTTTTCGGTTCGATCCGGTTGATCATGTGCACCTGGCCGCTCTGCATGGCGGCGATGCGCGCTGTCGCGTCGTTGATGACGACGATCTCGATCTGCTCGGCAAACCCGACGCTGTCGCTGGCCCAATAGTTTTCAAAGCGGGTCGCGTTGTAGCGGACGCCTGCCTCGCTGCCGGCGAGCTTGTAAGGGCCGGTGCCGATCGCAGCTTCGGGATTGTCCTTCCCGCCATTCGGCTGGATCACCAGATGATAGTCGATCATCAGGAAGGGCATGTCGGCATTGGCTTCCTTCAGGGTGAAGACGACGGCGTCACCATCCGCCTTGACCGTTTCGATGCCCTTGAGGATGCCGAGCGCGCCGGATTTTGCGCTTTCGTCCGAGTGACGCTCGATCGTCGCGACGACGTCGTCCGGTTTCAGCGTCCTGCCGTCGTGGAACTGCACGCCCTTGCGGATCCTGAAGGTCCAGGTCTTGGCATCTGGCGAAGCGCTCCATTCTTCTGCAAGAACCGGAACCGGCGAACCATCCGGCGCGAGCCAGACAAGGGTTTCGCCCCACAGGTGATTGACCATTGCCGTGACCTGATTGGTGGCAAGGCCGGGGTCGAGACTATCGGTCGATGCACCGCCCTGCATGCCGATCCTGATCGTTCCGCCGCGCACCGGCCCTTCGGCCCGCGCCGCGGTGGACAGCAGGGAGCCCGCGGCGGCAAGGCCCACACCGAATACGGCGCTGCGGCAGAGAAAGTCGCGACGCGACATCCGGCCTTTTGCAACGAGGCCGGAGAGATAGTTTAGCTCATCCATCGATAGTCCCCCGAGTGGCTGAAATGGCCTGGTCAGCGGCTCGTCCGCAGACCGTGATGCCTGATCCGGGGTGGATATTATTCGGCAAGAATACCGTATACATGTCCAGAAATCGGAAAAATGACCAGTCCACTTGGTGGCTGGCACAGGCGTAGGGAGAGGTATCATCGCCCGCACGATCGACGGTTCCAGCCTGGATGGATTGATACTCGATGGCGAAAGCGATCGCCCGCTCTACCTTCAGCTCTATGACGGTCTGCGGGGAATGATCCTGTCGGGCGCGATTTCCGGCGGGACGCGCATCCCTTCGACGCGTGTTCTCTCGGAAAGCCTCGGGGTATCCCGCTTCACGGTGGTGACGGCGATCGACCAGCTCGTGGCCGAGGGATATCTCAGTTCCATGCGGGGCAGCGGCACCTATGTGGAAACCGTTCCACGCCGTCAAAGCCGGCCGTCCGACGCTTCTGCCGAGGGCAAGGATTTTCCACCGGATCGGTTCGCAGACAAGTTGTCGCGGCGGGGGCAGGCGTTGACATGGCGGACGTCGCTGACGCTGAACGACGGTTCGCAGCACCTGCATATGGCAACGCCCGACCATCGGCTGTTTCCCGTGGATATCTGGTCACGGTTGACGAAGGAGGTCTATGCGGCGGGCGACTTCCGCATCGTCAATTACCGCGAGATTTTACGTCCCTCCCTGCTCGAAGAGCAGATCGCCCGTCATATCGCCGTCAGCCGCGGCATCCGGTGCGAGCCGGAGGAAGTGGTGACGACGCTTGGCGCGCATCATGCCGTCACGCTTCTCGCCGAATTGCTGCTCGATCCGGGCGACACCGTCGCGTTCGAGGAGCCTGGCATGGCGGCGATCCGATCAATTTTCCAGTCCTCCGGCTGCAAGATCGAACCGATGCATGTCGATGCATCAGGGCCGGACCCGCACACGGTCGCCAACCGTGACGTCAAGCTCGCCTTTGTCACGGCCGCGAAGCAGCAGCCCATGACCATCGCGATGCCCATGAAGCGCAAGCTCGAAATGCTGCATTGGGCGGCAGATCGCGGCACACTGATTATCGAGGACGACCTCGGCAGCGAGTTCCGTTATCGGGGCGGTCCCATTCCGCCGTTGAAGGCGCTCGACCAGGCTGATCAGGTCATCTATGTCGGCGCTTTCAGCATGACCTTGCTGCAATCGTTGCGCGTCGGCTACATGATCATGCCGAGGGCGCTTGCGGAGCAATGTCGTCGGTTGATCCAGGTTCGCTACAGGGCGCTGCCGCAGTTTACCGAGCAGATCGTCGGTCGGCTTATCGAAGACGGCCACTATGTTCGCCATCTGCACAGAATGCGCCGGATCTATGCCAAGCGACAGAACCGGCTTCTGCAAATTCTGCGATCCGATTTCGCCGATATTTTCGAGCCGCCCGAGTTCGCTTCGGGCTTCTACAATCTTTGTTATTACAGGGATCAGCCGGTCGATGAGGATGCGATCCTGATCCGTTGCCGGCAAAACAATCTCGGCGTCGAGCAATTGTCCTATTACTTTGCAAACCGGACCTCGCCCAGGAAGGCGCTTCTTGTCGGTTTTGCCGCATCCAATGAAGACGAGATCGAATTCGCAACGAAATTGTTGAGGCGCTGCCTGGTCGCGACATAACCCTTCGCAGAGGTCCCGCATCGCGCCCTTCAATCGGGTGGGTTCTAGGAAGTCCTTCTTCGCTGCAGCTGCAGCAGTCAACGTAACTGCCGCGTTGTGCACTCTGGTTCGTTTCTGAGCGATGGGCTGCGATATGACCAAAGCGCCAGGCGGGGTCCTGCGTCAGCCTGTCTGCTACATCCGTCGGCGCGCTACGAGACATCGGGCCACTTTCAATGCAACAAGAATTTCCGCTGCGGGCATCGTTGGATCGGCGGCCGCGCTCTTCCTGCACCGGGCGGCGATCGAGTTCGGGACCTTCAAACGCGCCGACGCCATGCGCGAACTGGCCGTCGGTATCAACATGCTGCCGTGTGCCGTTGGTCTCGCTCTCATCGCGATGCGACAGAGCGAGACCAACGATTCTTCAGCACGCCATCTGAAGCGCTTCTATCCCGTGTCGCTGCATCGCGGCGCCGATCCGGCCGAAGTCGGGTTCGCCCTGCGGCACCACTGTCCCGATTTCGCGGAAGAAGGCCGTCATCGATGGTTCGACAAGCACGAGCATGCGCGCGGACGTGCCACTTTCATTCATGTAGTTGTGGGGCATATCGCCGTCGATGCTGATGGATGTGCCGGCTTTCGCCGTGACCGTCACCGGAGGCTTTCCCGCCGCGAAATGCCGGATGGTGACCTCACCGTCGATCACATAGAACAGTTCGGGCGAGGCGTGTCTGTGCGGAGGCGTGCCGGAGCCCGGCGGGATCTCTACTTCCACGAGTTCGACATTTGCGCCCGCAAACCCGCCCAGGAACCGGATATGATCCGCGACGACCCACCGGGCTTCGCCGTCCTGCGGCGTCGTGACTTTCATGCTCATTGCCAAATCTCCTTGGCTTTCGATGTTACGTCCGCGGCGACGAGCCCGAGGCGACCGCGGACAGGATCGTTTCGAGCGCCCAAGAGGCAGCTTCTCCGGCTTGGGCACCGGTGAGGCCGCCATAATCCTTGAGGACCTCCCAGGCGGAGGCCGAGTAGAGCAGGTGCGCCAGCGCCTCGACCCTTCTGGCCTCGGCCGGCGAAAGGTGGGCCAGTCGTGGGGCGAGCGCTGCGGCGAAGATCAGGCGACGACCGGCGATCATCGCAGCGCGCATGTCCCGTCCGGTGCGGGAATGAAGGGAAGCGCGGATGGCGGCCTCATGGGCGTCGAAACGTGGGAAGGCCTCCGTCGGCCCTTCCACGATGGCGTCGACATCCTTAGGCGCGATGGAGGCGCCCATCATGTCGTTCAGCCATGGCCAGAAGGCTGCGAGAAGATCGTCCTTTGTCGGGAAGTGCCGAAACACCGTTCGCCGCTGCACGCCCGCTTCGGTGGCGATCGTCTCCATGCTGATCTCATCCGGCATGCCGGAGGCACTCATCAGCCGGTAAAGCGCCTTCAGGATCGCTTCGCGCGTTTCGCGTGCTTTTTCCTGTCGGAGTGGGCTGTTGTAGCTGCGGGCTTCCATCGGCATGGCCTTTCGTAAATCGTGACACTATGTGTGCCATTAATTTCGCGATCCGTCAATTGGTGTCACTTCTGGTGCACCTAAATTGTTCGTGACGGTGACAGCGTTTTCGGGCATAGTTGAACAGTCCAGCAGCAGGATCGACAGGCCTTCCGGCGAGGGAGCGGACCCAAGACGATGAGCCCGAGCAGCTGGACCGGGAGGCGACGTCCGATGACAGGATGCAGCGCGGCTGACCGGAACGCCGGCGGGAGGAGGGGCCTTATGCTTCGCCTGCTGTCCCGCTCTTTTCGCGAGCGGGTGATCTCATGACAGAGAACGAACCCGTCGCCGGGCGCGGCCGCAGCCTCGCTCTTCTTGTCCTCGCCGAGATCGGGGCAATGTCGCTCTGGTTCGTTTCCTCCGCAATTCTGCCGGAACTGTCTCGGGAAGCGCAGCTTGGCGCCTCGCGGGCAGGATTGCTGTCCGCTGCCGTCCAGTTTGGCTTCGTGATCGGCGCCCTTGCCCTGGCGGTTCACGGAACGTCGGATCGCTACGATCCGCGCCGCGTCTTCGCGGTGAGCGCGCTCGTGGCGGCGGGGGCGAATGCGCTTCTCGTCGTCACACCGGTTGGTGGCAACCTGCAGGTCCTGTTGCGGGCGATCACCGGCATGGCGCTGGCCGGAGTCTACCCTGTCGGCATGAAAATCGCCGTCGGTTGGACGACACGGCGGCGCGGATTGGTGGTGGGAATGCTGGTCGGCGCGTTGACGCTCGGCTCGGCGACACCCCACGGGCTTGCGCTGGCCGGAGGGGCGGCCTGGCGCGATACGGTGATGCTGGCAAGCCTGTTGGCCGCCACGGCCGCCATGCTGATCCTGGCGACGCGCCTCGGACCGCATCACGCCACCGCGTCACGGTTCGACCCCTCCGCGCTTCGGCTGGCCTGGCGGCTGCGCCCCGTACGTCTCGCCTATTGCGGATATCTTTGCCACATGTGGGAGCTCTATGCCTTCTGGGCCTGGATCGGCACGGCCCTGACGGCGTCCCTGACGCTGGCGGGGGCGGACGAGGCGGCCTGGACGGCGCGGCTGGCGACATTCTTCGCGATAGGACTGGGGGGCCTGTTCTGCGTTCCCGCCGGCGCGTTTGCCGACCGCGTCGGGAAGGCGCGTGTTGCCGGCGGCGTGATGGGGCTCAGCGGCTGTCTGGCAATTGCCACCGCCTTGAGCTTCGGCGGCTCGCCGGCGTTGACGGTGCCGCTTGCCGTGCTCTGGGGAATTTGCGTCATTCCCGACAGCGCCCTGTTTTCCGCGCTGGTCGCCGACGGTGCGCCACCGGATCGGGCGGGAAGCCTGATGACGTTTCAGACCGCCCTCGGCTTCCTGCTGACGGCAATGACCATTCAGGCCGCGCCTCTCCTGGCAAGCGCGTTCGGCTGGCGTCCGACGCTGGCCGTCTTCGGGATCGGGCCCTTGCTGGGTGTCGAGGCGATGCGGCGGCTTGCCCGATTGCAAGGCGGGGGGCGCAAGGCCGCCGTGCACGCGTGAGTGCGGATCTGAGCCGGCTGCCTTCGCCACGTTTCTTCCGTCCGTTGCCGAGCGCGCAAAATTGATCCAACATTGCTGCCGTTCACCATCGCCGGTGAAGGCTTGACGAGGTCGTCGATGGAACATGGCGCGTGACGGGCAACGACATCTCCACTCTCCTCGGCCGGATCGCCCTGCGGGACCGCAGGGCCTTCGCGGCGCTCTACGACAGGAGCGCACCGAAACTCTTCGGCATTTGTCTTCGTATCCTCAAGGACAGGAGCGAAGCGGAAGAAGCGTTGCAGGAGGTCTATGTGAAGATCTGGCAACGCGCGGATCGGTACGTTTCAGGCGATACCGATCCGATGTCGTGGCTGGCGGCCATTGCGAGAAACCAGGCGATCGACCGTATTCGCGCCCGGCGGCCGACGGCCGTCGACATCGATGAGGCCTACGATCTCGCCGATGCGCGTGCGACCCCTGAGGAGAATGCCGTGCTTTCCTCGGAGGGGAGGCGGATCGAGAACTGCATGAACGAACTTGAGCCTGACCGGGCATCGGCCGTGCGCCGTGCCTATGTGGAGGGCGTAACCTACGAAGAACTCGCAGAGATGTTTGGCGTGCCCCTGAACACGATGAGAACCTGGCTTCGGCGAAGCCTGTTGAAGCTGAGAGAGTGCATGAACCGATGACGGCACCTGAAGACGGCAAGGAAAGCGAACGACGCGACGAGGCAATCGCCGGCGAATATGTGCTGGGACTGCTCTCGCAGAGCGACCGTCGCAAGGTGGAGGCGCGCATCGGGACGGACACGCGCTTTGCAGCTCTGGTCGCGCAATGGGAAGCGAACCTCTCGCCCCTCAACGACGATTATGAACAGGTTCCGCCGCCCGCCGGCACATTTGCCGCTGTCGAGAGCCGCCTCTTCGGCGCCGCATCCGCCCCGAGCCGGTCGGCCTCGTTTGGCGGGATCTGGAACTCCGCCTCTTTCTGGCGGTGGGCGGCGCTGGCCTGCCTGATCGTCGCGGTCGGCGCGGTCCTGTCGACCAGCCTGCCGCAGGAAGCCCCGCAATCCGGGTTGGTCGCCGAACTCTCCGGCGAGGGTGCTGGCGTCGACCTGCTTGCGCGCTATGACGGAGACAGCGGCCGGCTGCGTTTTACACCGGTCGCAGCCCGCAAACCCGAGCAGAAATCGCTCGAACTCTGGCTTGTCGAGGGGGATGCTCCTCCCGTCTCTCTCGGCGTCCTTCCGCAGACAGGGGAGGGCGACGTTGTCGTGCCGCCTGAAATGCGGGAACGCCTTGTCGCTGGCGCGGTCCTCGCCGTGAGCGTGGAGCCGTTCGGGGGCTCTCCGACGGGGACGGCAACGGGACCGGTCATCGCCTCCGGTTCAGTGCGGCTACCCTAACCTCAGATAAGAGGGTTGAAAAATATCTTCAATATAGGGCGCTTAGCGAAAATCTGCGTCGGCCTGAAACTCTTTTTCTCAAGCTCCCGTTACTCATCAGGATCGCCCGATCGGGCATCACCCTGGGAGGGCCCGCATGGCGTGGGCCGAGAAAAGGAAGGACGATCCATGACCCGTTTTGCTATCCGCTCCATCGTGCTCAGCGCCGCTCTTGGCCTCAGCGCGCTTGCCGCGCAGGCGGAAAACCCGATGGTCGGCGGTGCGCCGATGTTCGCGGACAAGAACATCGTCGAGAACGCCGTCAATTCCAAGGATCACACGACACTGGTCGCCGCGGTCAAGGCGGCAGGCCTCGTGGACACCCTCGCGGGGGCTGGCCCGTTCACGGTCTTCGCGCCGACGAACGAAGCGTTCGAGGCATTGCCGGCGGGCACCGTCGACACCCTGCTCAAGCCGGAAAACAAG
This region includes:
- a CDS encoding glycoside hydrolase family 3 N-terminal domain-containing protein; this encodes MRTLAGIAGVVALLLSGPAAAGGKAVTSGTAIDAADGLRAAIGQMIIVGFEGSSTKNPAFRKLEDKVRHGQVSGVLYLQRNIASKASVIAMNDALQKAAPSPLIIAVDQEGGAIQRIPDGMAFPRVPSAKTIANRLTLQKAYQAYSVLARSLHSWGFNLNLGPVADLNVNPANPIIGKLGRSFSGKPETVIHYAAAFVDAHRRFGVLTSLKHFPGHGSARTDSHEGFSDVSDTSKPEELAVFKNLIQDDYADVIMIGHTYDAKLQPNGKRPATLDRDVVTNLLRKKMRYNGPVITDDLQMAAVADHFSLKDTVIGAVLAGNDLLVFGNSKSIDPEIDVKVTGILLAEAEKNPELRNMIERAADRIADLKRNLGQGVDRMSTRSITGSPPEYLTPDFVDSQARPAILVPAF
- a CDS encoding caspase family protein, which produces MTLGKAFGWGIVVLLCLVGRIPFAYAASTGKVALVIGNAKYAEVAALKNPENDAVDMAAALSEIGFDVTVKLNADIETFDDALGEFQQKAEGSEVAVIFYAGHGIEFENRNYLLPVDAALEKESQIRYKTLELERLEEAVSGASKLRMVFLDACRNNPFADRIQARGGKSRSVIGRGLAKVEPIDGTVIAYSAKGGTTASDGDGRNSPYTAALLKYVRQPDLDVDRMLRMVRDDVLKATNREQEPFDYGSLPAETISLNAKDVSAIPAAKTSSDNTTMAAPLNNAAKEAWDAVKDSKLRSDFETIIRLFPTTFYATLAQNRIAEIDKQTPSQPGDTLASTGTENSPTQINIPVGEPQSWFLALYPNIDFYGGDLVPTGLKAETPEQCAQFCGNDAACKMFTYNTRAGMCFLKSGYEVAQRATEAIGGVFYKGTRNEQRVVRAEWEFMVSADIQAYDIGSTRDIDYSSCFATCRSTNECQGVSFVGKLKRDKCWLKGGNVSTAFAKKGVVSARRIDLTVAPVAVIPVSAKD
- a CDS encoding alpha/beta fold hydrolase, producing MDARTRHHRVKIAGVDTFYREAGPPGAPVVLLPHGYPCSSFEFRNLLPRLADRWRLVEPDLPGFGYSDTPENFSFTFDGYAAWLDAFVETLALERFVLYLHDFGSPIGARLAIRRPERIVGQIIQNGDIPYEDALGPKYADIEKFWTLPEDRLRAEMRKAVTEENFREEFLNDVRPELSALIPPDLWHLHWSLMTERRKDAAARLLSDLKVNRRWFPAHRSYLRTHQPRTLILWGPQDHYMPETSARAYLRDLPDAELHLLDGGHWLLETNLDEVVPLIRSFLERL
- a CDS encoding alkaline phosphatase family protein translates to MPLRNKLLLIILDGQPWRNARRLMGNLEGWVAAGEARVWRMRSVLPSTSASCYASIHTGVPPQVHGVLSNETLFRVEQPDVFSEVAKAGGKTGAVAHSFWSTFFQRAPFDMVRDIEYDDADGPIHHGRFHTMAGYNHQNQMTPSDLDLFATLTMLTERHGIDYGILHTCTLDSMGHRYGHDCSQMDHACFTIDAQLAAFLPRWRRNGYEVIVTADHGQTNRGHHGGHDEEMQDFAFYWFGGGEGPAPDTLLDQLQLAPTVLSRLDIEPPRSMPFRTFLV
- a CDS encoding ABC transporter substrate-binding protein; the encoded protein is MDELNYLSGLVAKGRMSRRDFLCRSAVFGVGLAAAGSLLSTAARAEGPVRGGTIRIGMQGGASTDSLDPGLATNQVTAMVNHLWGETLVWLAPDGSPVPVLAEEWSASPDAKTWTFRIRKGVQFHDGRTLKPDDVVATIERHSDESAKSGALGILKGIETVKADGDAVVFTLKEANADMPFLMIDYHLVIQPNGGKDNPEAAIGTGPYKLAGSEAGVRYNATRFENYWASDSVGFAEQIEIVVINDATARIAAMQSGQVHMINRIEPKTVALLKNMPRVTIRNVSGRGFYPFNMFCDTAPFDNKDLRLALKYAMDRETMIERILQGYGSVGNDTPINKAYPLYEAIEQRAYDPEKAAFHFKKSGHGGAVVLRTSEVAFPGAVDAAVLYQESAKKAGIEIDVKREPGDGYWSNVWNVQPFSTSYWGGRPTQDQMYSTGYISSADWNDTRFRNESFDKLVTTARAELDETKRRAMYRDMSEIMRDEGGLIAPMFNDFIDGVSESVQGWVDNPAGELMNGDAPLRCWLSA